A single genomic interval of Methanobacterium sp. harbors:
- the cobM gene encoding precorrin-4 C(11)-methyltransferase: MKGKVVFIGAGPGDPELITVKASKVISQADVIIYAGSLVNPEVLRYAKKEAVTHNSAQMNLDQILEIMEKSVQKGELVARVHTGDPAIYGAIGEQIQYLEGKDISYEIIPGVSSLFATAAALRSELTLPMVSQTVIITRPGGRTPKPELESIKSLAEHKATMCIFLGVHMIDKVVGELLGSYDPDTPVAVVQRASWTDEKIVRGTLEDIAGKVHQEKIQKTAIIVVGDVLGTSCVVPSKLYDPHFTHEYRKGEEK; encoded by the coding sequence ATGAAGGGTAAAGTAGTTTTCATAGGAGCCGGACCTGGAGATCCGGAGTTAATAACAGTTAAAGCTTCCAAAGTCATTAGCCAGGCAGATGTGATAATCTATGCCGGATCCCTGGTTAACCCTGAAGTTCTCAGATACGCCAAAAAAGAGGCAGTGACCCATAACAGTGCACAGATGAACCTGGACCAGATACTGGAGATAATGGAAAAATCAGTCCAGAAGGGTGAGTTGGTGGCCAGGGTGCACACTGGAGACCCAGCTATCTACGGTGCTATTGGTGAGCAGATCCAGTACCTTGAAGGTAAAGATATTTCCTATGAGATCATCCCTGGTGTCAGCTCTTTATTTGCAACAGCCGCAGCACTTAGATCAGAACTGACCTTGCCCATGGTTTCACAGACAGTAATCATCACCCGCCCCGGGGGTAGAACCCCAAAACCGGAGCTTGAATCCATTAAGTCACTGGCAGAGCACAAGGCCACCATGTGCATCTTCCTGGGAGTGCATATGATTGATAAAGTTGTGGGTGAACTTCTTGGCTCGTATGATCCAGACACTCCAGTGGCGGTGGTGCAGCGCGCCAGTTGGACTGATGAGAAGATAGTCCGGGGCACACTGGAAGATATTGCAGGTAAGGTTCACCAGGAGAAAATTCAGAAGACTGCCATAATTGTGGTGGGTGACGTGCTTGGTACATCTTGTGTGGTTCCATCCAAACTCTACGACCCGCACTTCACACATGAATACAGGAAGGGTGAAGAAAAATAG
- a CDS encoding thymidylate synthase produces the protein MKLYIISSGKYGSRIVNSLAEMGLASSMVGLEELPEDLPEFIDDFEGYIPKSIPKADLILAVGLFGDINMIVPIIAEKSGAKSVIIPIHDPTQVPPGLQREIEESAPEVKMVFPKPFCTLEPVGDQYIDEFCQEFGKPEMEIESDGLVKKVTVKRTAPCGSTNYIAEHIEGIPADEVELEAGNKLHNYPCNASMATDPVVGDTILHLAGYQVKETVRRALGFAMKSAVVDHETCEASECQHECIKHCPQVQIGLDTVTLNENEQAVIDPASCGCCEICINECPYGSIEMEERKFTIE, from the coding sequence ACTTTACATTATAAGTTCAGGGAAGTATGGCAGTCGCATTGTCAACAGCTTGGCTGAAATGGGACTGGCCAGTAGCATGGTTGGATTGGAAGAGCTGCCCGAAGACTTGCCAGAGTTCATTGATGATTTTGAAGGATACATTCCCAAGAGTATTCCTAAAGCAGATCTCATACTGGCAGTTGGTCTTTTCGGAGACATTAACATGATAGTGCCCATAATTGCAGAAAAAAGTGGTGCCAAATCAGTTATAATCCCCATCCACGACCCAACACAGGTACCACCAGGACTGCAACGGGAAATAGAGGAATCCGCACCAGAAGTGAAGATGGTCTTCCCCAAACCATTCTGCACCCTGGAACCAGTGGGTGACCAGTACATTGACGAATTTTGCCAGGAGTTTGGGAAGCCAGAAATGGAAATAGAATCAGATGGACTGGTGAAGAAAGTAACAGTTAAAAGAACTGCTCCCTGCGGCAGCACTAACTACATAGCAGAACACATTGAAGGCATACCTGCCGATGAAGTTGAACTGGAAGCTGGTAACAAACTACACAACTATCCTTGCAATGCCAGCATGGCCACAGACCCAGTGGTGGGAGACACCATACTCCACCTAGCCGGATACCAGGTTAAAGAAACAGTACGCCGGGCACTGGGATTTGCAATGAAATCAGCAGTGGTGGACCATGAAACTTGTGAAGCCAGTGAATGCCAACACGAATGCATTAAACACTGCCCACAAGTCCAGATCGGCCTGGACACTGTAACATTAAACGAGAATGAGCAAGCAGTTATTGACCCAGCCAGTTGCGGATGCTGTGAAATATGCATCAACGAATGTCCTTACGGTTCCATAGAAATGGAGGAAAGGAAATTCACCATAGAATAG
- a CDS encoding glycosyltransferase family 2 protein: MITAIIPAYNEEKTIGSVVLGTLEHVSKVIVVDDGSSDKTSQIARLAGAEVLVHPVNKGKGAALKTGFKAVEDAKIIVTLDSDGQHDSGLIPKLIQPIQDDEADLVNGSRYLHGKDDDTPSYRRVGQNVLDAATNFSGDLKITDSQSGFRAFAGHTIPVFGFHSSGYTIESEMLIDAANAGLRIKEVEIEAIYGEDGHHKSNPVKHGVGVLLRIIRDMEYNRPLYYFGAPGAVMVLIGMVLSIIFFSEYITDRSPSLLPTAMAALLTIFGSFIAFTGLILHSISRMIKREMNNM; this comes from the coding sequence ATGATAACCGCCATCATACCAGCCTACAATGAGGAGAAAACCATTGGAAGTGTAGTTTTAGGCACACTAGAACATGTTTCAAAGGTTATTGTTGTAGACGACGGTAGCAGTGATAAAACCAGCCAGATAGCCAGACTAGCCGGGGCAGAAGTACTAGTGCATCCGGTTAACAAGGGAAAAGGAGCAGCACTTAAAACTGGATTTAAGGCAGTGGAGGATGCTAAGATCATCGTCACCCTAGATTCTGATGGTCAACATGACTCTGGACTGATTCCCAAACTCATCCAACCCATCCAGGATGATGAGGCAGATTTGGTTAATGGCAGCCGTTACCTTCATGGTAAAGATGATGACACCCCTTCCTACCGTAGGGTGGGACAGAATGTGTTGGATGCAGCCACCAACTTCAGTGGGGATCTAAAGATAACTGATAGTCAGAGCGGTTTCCGGGCTTTTGCCGGTCACACCATACCAGTATTTGGTTTTCACAGTTCTGGTTACACTATTGAAAGTGAAATGCTTATCGATGCTGCGAATGCTGGTTTAAGGATTAAGGAAGTTGAAATCGAAGCTATTTATGGTGAAGACGGTCATCATAAGTCTAACCCGGTTAAGCATGGTGTGGGTGTTCTTTTGCGGATCATTCGGGATATGGAGTATAACCGTCCCTTGTATTATTTCGGTGCTCCTGGTGCAGTGATGGTCTTAATTGGCATGGTACTTAGCATAATCTTTTTCAGCGAATATATAACTGATCGTTCTCCTAGCCTGTTACCCACTGCAATGGCTGCTTTGTTAACCATATTCGGTTCTTTCATAGCATTCACTGGACTTATCCTTCACAGTATCTCCAGGATGATCAAAAGAGAAATGAACAACATGTAA
- a CDS encoding CPBP family intramembrane metalloprotease, whose translation MKSVEGLQDQQFSRRFAWEYKLTLVLYLLGLIVAEILTTYVNKIWGLSIHTIILFILLVNAAMVESTDFSNLLRSMMPIPIIRIVGLSIPMMQIKPLYWFPIVAIPLFAASIVIMRRQNLTMKDVGMFMGDYRDNYRVQFFIALTGFITGIMEFFILRPDPLIPQFTPVLLLGGFIVLLLSTGLAEELLFRGILQNNAMKLIGAGWGLLYTSLVFCTMHIGWIYFADLV comes from the coding sequence GTGAAAAGTGTTGAAGGACTACAAGATCAGCAGTTTAGCAGGAGATTTGCCTGGGAGTATAAGTTGACACTGGTTTTATACCTTTTAGGTCTGATAGTTGCTGAAATTTTAACTACCTATGTCAATAAGATTTGGGGCTTATCAATACACACCATCATATTATTCATACTCCTGGTTAACGCAGCCATGGTAGAGTCCACTGATTTTTCCAACCTACTGCGCAGCATGATGCCCATCCCCATCATACGCATCGTAGGGCTTTCCATACCCATGATGCAGATAAAACCCCTCTACTGGTTTCCTATTGTTGCAATACCCCTTTTTGCAGCGTCAATAGTTATCATGCGGCGCCAAAATCTCACCATGAAAGATGTTGGAATGTTCATGGGTGACTATCGGGACAATTACCGGGTGCAATTTTTCATAGCCCTCACTGGATTTATCACTGGGATAATGGAGTTTTTCATACTACGCCCAGATCCCCTAATCCCTCAATTCACTCCAGTTCTTCTTTTGGGAGGTTTCATTGTCCTGTTACTATCTACAGGTTTGGCTGAGGAATTATTGTTTCGCGGGATACTTCAAAACAATGCTATGAAGTTGATCGGAGCAGGATGGGGATTGTTATACACATCTTTAGTATTTTGCACCATGCACATTGGCTGGATCTACTTTGCCGACCTGGTATT